One window of the Halobacteriovorax sp. JY17 genome contains the following:
- a CDS encoding phosphatidate cytidylyltransferase translates to MSNTQKRIFSALVLAFIVGVCLYFGTRTTLLFILVTGVISIDELFVNFFKGSRKSVNYLLSHLVLILPFIYFNLIDVSTHFLGVFVNAGLVLNLLLLVYLFYTPMESNFVVRKLKKYSIASSLLILLPLMSLASIFQFNKWISLVVVLLLVNFGMDTGAWFFGKNFGKHKLWPSVSPNKTIEGVIGGALTSAFVGGIAFHFLFGRMEVKLFIFFAFLGLMSQVGDLIQSKLKRQCEIKDSSALIPGHGGVYDRIDSLMFLTPFFAVAIKYFYFG, encoded by the coding sequence ATGTCTAATACTCAGAAAAGAATTTTCTCTGCCCTTGTTTTAGCCTTTATCGTAGGAGTTTGCCTCTACTTTGGAACGAGAACAACATTACTATTCATTCTTGTCACTGGAGTAATAAGTATTGATGAGCTATTTGTTAATTTTTTCAAAGGCTCTAGAAAAAGTGTAAATTATCTATTATCTCATCTTGTTCTAATTTTACCGTTTATTTATTTTAATCTCATTGATGTGAGTACTCACTTCTTAGGAGTCTTTGTAAATGCGGGACTTGTTCTAAACTTATTATTATTAGTTTATCTATTCTATACTCCTATGGAGTCAAATTTTGTTGTAAGAAAGTTAAAAAAATACTCTATTGCTTCTTCTTTATTGATTCTTCTTCCGCTTATGTCTTTGGCCTCAATTTTTCAATTCAACAAGTGGATCTCTCTTGTAGTGGTTCTTCTTCTTGTAAATTTTGGAATGGATACTGGAGCATGGTTCTTTGGTAAGAATTTTGGAAAACACAAGCTTTGGCCAAGTGTAAGCCCAAATAAAACAATTGAAGGCGTTATTGGTGGAGCTCTTACTTCTGCATTTGTTGGAGGGATTGCATTTCACTTTCTCTTTGGAAGAATGGAAGTAAAATTGTTTATATTCTTTGCATTCCTAGGCTTGATGTCCCAAGTTGGCGATCTCATTCAATCTAAGCTTAAGAGACAATGTGAAATTAAGGATAGTTCTGCACTTATTCCAGGTCACGGCGGAGTTTATGATAGAATAGATAGTCTAATGTTCTTAACCCCATTCTTTGCGGTTGCGATCAAGTATTTTTATTTCGGATAG